Proteins co-encoded in one Aspergillus flavus chromosome 2, complete sequence genomic window:
- a CDS encoding inorganic phosphate transporter (MFS phospholipid transporter): MDPQKHSEEPPEKAVASPDAVPIDVAPSENMQKGRWERSWPTIACGAGLFSDGYLNGVIGSVNTILGKIYPDSYSNSPASQNVSSITFAGTVLGQLVFGYVSDHWSRKWSLMISTIILIIFSALCAGAYGLNGSQYGLFAALTAYRFFLGIGIGGEYPAGSVAAAENTGELKKGHRNRWFIMFTNFQIDFAYVVSALVPMILVLICTENHLRLVWRIALGLGVIPPLSLFYLRLKLEEPEEFNRERMHKFPVWLIIRFYWKRLTVVSLIWFIYDFSAYSFNIYSSKWVGIILGDSAPLWKTFGWTTVTNAFYIPGSFLGALVSDWIGPRNTLAIGVGLQGVIGFVMSGCYEYLSIPKNVAGFVVVFGIFSALGEFGPGDNIGLCAAKSSATAIRGQYYAIAAAAGKIGAFVGTYVIPIIQKNAPNEVRSGQDPFFVSSSLCLLSAAMAYFLLPHIGQDTITEEDEKFRAFLEANGYDTSTMGNREAR; this comes from the exons ATGGATCCACAAAAACACTCCGAAGAGCCGCCTGAGAAGGCTGTTGCTTCCCCTGATGCTGTTCCTATCGATGTTGCCCCGTCAGAAAATATGCAAAAGGGCCGCTGGGAACGTAGTTGGCCTACTATCGCTTGCGGCGCAGGTCTCTTCTCAGACGGTTATCTGAATGGC GTGATCGGATCTGTCAATACAATCCTCGGTAAAATCTACCCGGACTCATACAGCAACTCCCCCGCCAGCCAGAATGTTTCGTCCATCACATTTGCCGGCACTGTACTCGGTCAGCTTGTCTTTGGATATGTCAGCGATCATTGGTCGCGAAAATGGTCCCTGATGATCTCAACGATAATTTTGATCATATTTAGCGCCTTGTGTGCTGGTGCGTACGGCTTGAATGGCAGCCAATACGGCTTGTTCGCTGCCTTGACGGCTTATCGTTTCTTCCTGGGAATTGGAATTGGTGGAGAATATCCCGCCGGATCTGTCGCAGCTGCGGAAAACACAGGCGAACTGAAGAAAGGACATCGGAATCGGTGGTTCATTATGTTCACCAATTTCCAAATCGACTTTGCATATGTTGTCTCCGCCTTGGTTCCTATGATCTTGGTCTTGATATGTACCGAGAACCATCTGCGCCTTGTCTGGCGTATAGCCCTGGGGTTGGGCGTAATCCCACCCCTTAGTTTGTTTTATCTGCGATTGAAACTGGAAGAACCAGAGGAGTTCAACAGGGAACGTATGCATAAGTTCCCTGTCTGGCTGATCATCCG GTTTTACTGGAAGCGTTTG ACGGTGGTGTCCCTCATATGGTTTATCTACGATTTCTCGGCGTACTCCTTCAACATCTACTCCTCCAAATGGGTGGGTATTATCCTGGGGGATAGCGCTCCTCTCTGGAAGACCTTCGGCTGGACTACCGTAACCAATGCTTTCTACATCCCCGGCTCTTTCTTGGGTGCCCTGGTGAGTGACTGGATTGGACCTCGCAACACGTTAGCCATTGGGGTTGGCCTTCAAGGAGTTATCGGTTTCGTTATGTCAGGTTGCTATGAGTATCTTAGTATCCCAAAGAATGTTGCAGGATTTGTCGTAGTCTTCGG tattttttcCGCTCTCGGTGAGTTCGGACCTGGAGACAACATCGGGCTTTGTGCTGCGAAGTCCAGCGCAACTGCAATTCGAGGTCAATATTACGCCATAGCTGCGGCTGCTGGCAAGATTGGGGCCTTCGTCGGCACCTATGTCATTCCAATCATCCAGAAGAACGCCCCCAATGAGGTCCGTTCGGGCCAGGatcctttctttgtctcgAGCTCATTGTGCCTTCTGAGTGCTGCAATGGCCTACTTTCTGTTGCCACATATTGGACAG GACACTATtaccgaagaagatgaaaagTTCCGCGCTTTCCTCGAGGCCAACGGATATGACACCTCGACGATGGGCAACAGAGAAGCACGGTAG
- a CDS encoding peroxisomal biogenesis protein (peroxin PEX11-2) → MVANALAYHPTLAHYLRFVATTVGRDKILRTLQYFSRFYAWYLYRTNRPQSSIDPYNAVKKQFGTTRKILRIGKFAEHLKAAAVAADNKSPVDPVLRYLAVGRQLGYAGYLTLDTITVIDVIGFRKLAAAKRLQDTAYRSWLAGLICSAIASVYSLWRLREKERTLDRTEGEGVVEAKKLEKERSAARIQLFSDLCDLTIPVSGLGLANLDDGIVGIGGTISSLLGVVSQWRKTA, encoded by the exons ATGGTCGCTAACGCTTTGGCTTATCATCCTACCTTGGCGCACTACTTGCGCTTTGTTGCAACGACTG TGGGTCGTGACAAGATCCTCCGTACGCTGCAATACTTCTCACGCTTTTATGCCTGGTACCTGTATCGCACAAACCGCCCGCAGTCCTCTATCGACCCCTACAATGCAGTCAAGAAGCAGTTTGGAACAACAAGAAAGATCCTGAGGATCGGAAAGTTTGCCGAGCACCTCAAGGCTGCAGCCGTTGCAGCTGACAACAAGAGCCCCGTCGACCCTGTTCTCCGCTATCTAGCTGTCGGTCGCCAGCTCGGTTACGCCGGATATCTGACTCTGGATACTATCACCGTTATTGACGTTATCGGGTTCCGGAAACTTGCTGCAGCCAAGCGCTTGCAGGATACCGCCTATCGGTCGTGGTTGGCTGGACTAATCTGCAGCGCTATTGCTAGTGTATACTCCCTTTGGAGACtgcgggagaaggagaggacTCTCGACCGCACCGAAGGCGAAGGCGTCGTGGAGGCAAAGAAGCTCGAGAA GGAACGCTCCGCTGCCCGCATCCAGCTCTTCTCGGACCTTTGTGACTTGACCATTCCTGTGTCCGGCCTGGGCCTTGCCAATCTTGACGACGGAATTGTTGGTATTGGAGGTACAATCAGCAGTTTGCTAGGCGTGGTGTCTCAATGGCGGAAGACCGCGTGA